The Roseibium sp. Sym1 nucleotide sequence GGGCAATCACGGGGGCCGTTTCGGTGACGCCGTAGCCTTCCAGGACGCGCAGACCGAACTTTTCCATGTAGGTTTCCCGGGTTGACGGCTTGACCGGTTCGGCACCGGCAAAACAGTAGCGCAGGGACCGGAAGTCATAGGCATGCGCCGTGCGCGCATAGCCGTTCAGGAACGTGTCCGTGCCGAACAGGATGGTGGCGTTGGAGGCGTAGATCAACTCCGGCACGATCCTGTAATGCAGCGGCGAGGGATAGAGATAGACCGGAACGCCGGAGGTCAGCGGCAGGATGGTCCCGGCCGTCAGGCCGAAGGAATGGAACATCGGCAGGACGTTGAACACCTTGTCCGAAGGCGTGAAATCTATCCGGGCTGCGGCCTGTGCGGCATTGGCCAGAATGTTCCTGTGGGTCAGCACCACCCCCTTGGGCTTGCCCTCGGATCCGGAGGTGAACAGGATCACCGCAGTGTCCTCGGCCTCTTGGGGGACCAGCGGGCGGGTACGGGTCGCCAGGCCGCGCAATTTGTCCAACAGGCCGATTTCGGTGCGCACCTCGTCCAGCCAGACGATGCGGACATGATCTTTCAACCCGTCGACCAGTTGCTCCAGCCTGGCCTGCTTGATGAAGGCCCGTGACGAGAATACCGTTTTGACCTTGGCTGCCCGGCAAGCCGACAGGATGTTCTCCTGGCCGGCGGTGAAATTGAGCATTGCGGGCACCTTGCCGGCAGACATGGTGGCCAGAAAGGCGACGGCCGCACCATTGGCATTCGGCAACAGGAGGCCGATCGTCTCCTCGCCCTTCGTCCGCCTGCGGATCGTGCGGGCAAGAACAGCCACACCGGTCAGCAGCTTGCCGTAGCTGAGCGTGCCGGCCACCGGGTCTTCCAGGGCTGTTGTCGAATTGCCGCGGTCACGGGCGGTCGCGATGACCTGTTCCAGAATGGTCCGGTTGCTTTCCAGGCTGGTTCTGAACATCAAGTCCGACATGGTCTTGTAGAGTTTGGCACCGGCGGCGGCACGCCGTTTGCGGCCTTTCAGATCGTCGGGCAGGCTGAGTTTTCTCGGTTCCATGATGGTCACCTTCACTTTCGGAAACAAGTTTTTTCGGATCTGACCGGACTTCAGGTAGGAAAACGGCGTGCGTTCCAGTCCGTCGATGCGGACAGGCACGATCATCGCGCCGGTCTTGTCGGCGACCATGGCGGCACCGTCATAGATCTTCATCAGGCTGCCTGTGACCGTCAGGCGGCCTTCGGGGAAAATCACCATGGGTTCGCCGGAACTGACCACCCTGATCAGCGTGCGCGTGGCCATCGGCTTGGCCGGGTTGATCGGCAGGGCGTTGGCGATGCGCAGGAAGGGTTTCACCCACCAGCGCTGGGCAATGCCGTGGTCCACCGCGAAGGTGGGTGCCTTGTCGGTCAGCGTCAGGGCAAGGCCGGCATCAAGGAGACTGACATGGTTCAGGGCCAGGATCGGTGCTTCACCGGCCTTCTCCAGGTTTTCAAGCCCCCGGACCTCCATGCGGAACACCGCGCGGTAGATGATGGAGACCAGATCCCTGAGCGGGCTGGTCGGCAGGAACTTCAGCATTGCCGTGCAGGCAAGGGCATTCAACACGGCCAGGGCCGCCAGGATGGCCGGTGTGGAAACGCCGACCTTCTGTGCCCCGGCAAGGGCGAGGCCGCCAAGGGTCATCAAGGCTGCTCCAAGCGCATTGGTCGCGGCCAGGCGCCGGGCACGAACCTTCGGGTCGGCCCAGGTCTGCAGGGCGGTAAAGGTCGGCACCGCCAGCAGGCCGCCGGAAATCGCGAGACCGGCCATGTCGATGCTCAGGCGCAGGACGCCCTCCCGGGCGAGAAATTCGGTCAGCGATCCTGTCGGCGTGAAGGTTTCAAGGCCGGCCACGAGAAAAGCCGCGTCAAGACAGAACAAGGCCATCAGGGCGGTTGCCACCGGGGCCGGCAGCAACACGACCCGTCCGGCGGACAGCCAGGCAGCCAGGGCCGAACCGATCCCGATCGAGACGGCGAAGACGGTCAGGAACCAGGTCACCGCGGTTTCGTCACCGCCCAGGTGGGTCTTGACCAGAACCGGCAGGATCGACAGCACCATGGCGCCGACCAGCCAGAACCAGGCATTCATCAGGGCGACGCGAAACAGGCGCCGGTCCGCGGCAAGATCCGCCAGGACACGCCACGTTGAGGTGGCTATATTCCAGTCGATCTTGAGATCGGGTGCCGCGGCGGCGGCTGCCGGGATCTGCCGGCTGCAGGCGTAGCAGGCCAGCGCCAGGGCGATCATGAGCGGTGCGAAGACAAGGGCCGGGGCCTCGGCCGCGAACAGCAGGCCGGCGGAAATGGTACCGCACAAAATCGCCAGAAACGTTCCGGCCTCCACCCAGGCATTGGCGCGCGGCAGGTCCGACGGCGCAAGATGATCGGGCAACAGGCCGTATTTGGCCGGGCTGAACAGGGCGGACATGGCACCGAACACGAACAGGGCAAGAAACAGAAGAGGCAGCGACCCGAGGCTCATGCCGGCAACCGCAATGACCGCGCCGCCCACCTCCACGCCTTTCGTGATCCGGGCCAGCCGCGCCTTGTCGTGACGGTCCGCCAACTCGCCGCCGAGCGCGGACAGGAACAGGAAAGGTGCGATGAACACGGCTCCCGCAAGCGCGATCAGGGCGCCGGTCTGCGCGGACGCGACCTCAAACAGCATCAGGAACACCAGCGCGTTTTTCAGGAAGTTGTCGTTGAATGCCGACAGGAACTGGGTCCAGAAAAGCGGGGCAAAGCGCCTGGACGTCATCAGGGTTGTGGACATGCGTTCCTCCTTCGGAGACGCCAGAGGGCGTTCCGTCCGTGTCTTCCGATCCGGATCCCGGCAGGGGGCCGGGACCCGTCAATGTCTCGGGGTCAGATCAGACGTTGTCCGACTTGCTGACATCCATCAGCAGCTTTTCGGTCTTGGCGTCTTCCAGGCGGTTGTAGAACTTGTCCGCCTCGTCGCGGTCCCTGAGTGTCTTCGTCAGGGTTACGGCGGTGTGCACCAGCATGATCGCCGACATGGCGTAGAAGCCCTTGGCGGAAAAGCTGGCTTCCAGGTTGTAGATGCCGAGCGCCATCATGATGGCGGCGACGCCGAAGCTGGCGGCGGTGAAGAACATCCAGTTGTTGGAATGCTTGATCGTCGGTTCCTGCATGGGATGGTCCTTTCTCAACGGTTTGCTTCAAGCAGGCAGGGAAGGTCCGATTTCAACCGCGCCAGGACGTCATCGGCACGGGTCTTCACGGGGGCGCCGCAGCCGGCGTCTCCCAGTTTCTCGATCAGGACCTCGGGACGGTCCGCGACGGCCAGCGCCGCATATTCGCGTTCCGCAAGCCGGTCACGCTCCTGTTGGTGGCGGATGTCCTCCAGACAGGTTTCGGCGGCGGCCAGCGCCGACTGGCCCTGGCCCGTATCGAAGGACTGGGCCTTGAGGACGTGGGCACGCACATCGACACTGCGTTCGCCGCGCTTCAGGGCCCGAAGGCGCGACTGCGCCCGGTGCAATGTCTCCGTGAGCGCCGCAAGGTCCTCGTCGAAAGCGGTTGTCGCGGTCTCCAGCGCGGCCTTCTCGTCTTCGAGCAAGGCGATGGCTTCCGCGGCTTCCCGTGCGAGTGCCTCGCTTCCCTTCAGCAACGCGTTTCTGGCGCGGTTTTCCAGGTCCTCGATGGAGGCCCTGATCTGTTGCAGACGCTTGCGGTCCTGCTGCTGTTCGGCCCGGGCACGCGCCAGGGCAATCCGGGCGGCACGGACGGAAGCGGCGGCTTCACGCAGGTTGACGGCAAGCGCCGCCCGGGATGGCCGGGTGTCACCAGCCGGGAAGCTGCCCTGGAGCAACGTCCTCAATTGGGTCATGAATGGTTCAAACATGGTCTCTCCCTAAAAGTGAACACCGTTCACTATTTGACAAAGCCATAACAATCAGGTTAGGTCAAGAAAAAAATGAACAGAGTTCACTTTTAGAAGGTGTGCCGGAATGGCGGGACTGCAGAAAGCAAAGAGCGAAGAAACGCGCCGGCGGGTGCTGGAGGCAGCCACTGCCGCGGTTGAGGCAGGGGGCATGGACGCGGTCAATATCCGCAACATTGCCGCGGACGCCGGTTACTCGGTCGGATCGGTCTACAAGCATTTCGCCGATCTGGACGCGCTGCTGATCGCCGTCAATTCCGTCACGCTGGCACGTATCAAGGAAGTGATGGGCGAGGCGGTGGAGGAGATCGATGATCCGCTGGCGCAGCTCAAGGTTCTGGCGCAGGCCTATCTGGAGTTTGCCCGCGCCAACAGGAACCTCTGGATCACCCTTTTCAGCCACCAGGTGCCGGACGGCAAGCCGGTGCCGGAATGGCATATCCAGGAGAATATCGCCCTGCTCGGTTTCATTGCCACGCCCCTGCGCCTTCTGAACCCGGATCTCGGCGAGGAGGCCCTGGCGGCCCGTTCGCGCACGTGCTTTGCCGCTGTGCACGGCCTTGTCACCATCAGCCTGGAGGCCCGGTTTGTCGGGCTGGGTGAAGGCACGCTGGAAAGCGAAATGGACTTCCTGGTCGAGCGGCTGGCCGGGTAGGGGGACCCGTGTTGGCGGTCCGTGCAATATCACATCCGTCGCCCAACACCGGAACGGATCGGCGCGACACACGACCGGATTGTCGGCAGACCGCTGGTGACAGCCAATTGTCGTAAAAGCAAGGCGAGATGCACGTTATGTGTGCGTGTTCCCGCAATATACTCCTGGATTGCATTGCCTGTTCGAGCCTGTCTATTCTGTTTTCCTGTTATTGCCGGTTTAGGGGTCTTGACCCTGGCTTTTGGGGGAAATCGCATGGGAAAGCTTGGATTGATTGCCATTCACGGTATGGGAAAAACTGAGAGAACATTTGCAGATCAATTTTTCGAAGATGTACGCGATCGCTTGTCGAACAGTCAGCGCTCCAGGATGGAAACTACTACGGTCTATTATCAGGATATTCTGCAGCCGCACGAGGAAGCCTATTTTTCAAAATCGAAGCGAAAGCTCGACTGGCTGGAATTGCGACAGTTCGTGCTTTACGGATTCTGTGATGCTGCGAGCTTGGAATCCCGGAAGGAAGGGACAGAAAGTCCCTATTATCTGGCTCAGAAGGAGATCCTCAACGCGTTTCGTCGGCTCTTTCAGCTGAATGGGGCCGATGCGCCAATCGTTGTCGTGGCGCAGTCTCTCGGCGGGCAAGTCCTGTCCAATTATCTCTGGGACGCCCTCAAGGACGGCACTCCGAAAAACGGTATCTGGTCTGTGCCACCGACTCTGTCGACGGAAGAGGAGAAGGTCTGCCGGGGAAGGACGGTCGAGCGTTTGTTCACCACCGGCTGCAACATTCCCGTTTTTGTCGCCGGTCACCCGTCCGACCGCATCAGGCCCATTCCCAGGCCAAACGAAAATTTTCGCTGGGAGAACTACTATGACAAAGACGACGTTCTTGGTTGGCCATTGCAAACACTGAGTGAAGACTACAAGCGTCTCGTCAAAGACAGACAGATTAATGCCGGATTCTTTTCCGGCATCACGCCGTTCAGCCATACGAGGTACTGGAAAGATCGCGATTTTCTGAAACCGCTGGTCAGGCATATCAAGCAGCTTATCTGATCAATGTGATCAAAGGTGAACTTCGGAAGACCTACCATGCGTTCACGCGCTTTTCCGGCGGCAGCCACATCGGATCACCTTCCTCGATGCCGAATGTATCGTAGAAGGCATCGACGTGCTGAAGCGCCGAGACGGCACGGTAGGAGCTCGGCGGATGGCCATCGCCGGCGACCAGCATGCGCAACAGTTGCTCCGAAGTCTTGGCCGTCCAGAACTGTGCCCAGCCGACAAAGCAGCGCTCGGCCGGTGACATTCCGTCGATCTCGACATTTTCTTCCGGGTGTTCGGCCAGATAGTCCTCCAGTGCTTCATAGGCCAGGGTGATGCCGCCGACATCGGCCATGTTTTCGCGGACATTCAACTCGCCGTTGGCCTGCAGCCCGGGCAGGACCTCGAAGGCATTCGCCTGGTCGATCAGCTTCTGCGCCTCCGCGTCGAAGGCCTGCGCGTCTTCCGCCGTCCACCAGTCGCGGAAGTTGCCCTCCGCGTCGTAGCGGCGGCCTCCGCTGTCAAATCCATGGGTCATTTCGTGACCGATGACCGCGCCGATCCGGCAGAAGCGCAAGGGGGCGTCCATGTCGTGGCTGTAGGCCGGCGGCTGGGTGATGGCCGCGTTGACCTCGAAGCCGTTGATGGAAGGCGTGTAGGCGGCATTGATGACGATCGGCAGTGTCGACTGGGTGTTGAATTCCTC carries:
- a CDS encoding acyl-[ACP]--phospholipid O-acyltransferase: MSTTLMTSRRFAPLFWTQFLSAFNDNFLKNALVFLMLFEVASAQTGALIALAGAVFIAPFLFLSALGGELADRHDKARLARITKGVEVGGAVIAVAGMSLGSLPLLFLALFVFGAMSALFSPAKYGLLPDHLAPSDLPRANAWVEAGTFLAILCGTISAGLLFAAEAPALVFAPLMIALALACYACSRQIPAAAAAAPDLKIDWNIATSTWRVLADLAADRRLFRVALMNAWFWLVGAMVLSILPVLVKTHLGGDETAVTWFLTVFAVSIGIGSALAAWLSAGRVVLLPAPVATALMALFCLDAAFLVAGLETFTPTGSLTEFLAREGVLRLSIDMAGLAISGGLLAVPTFTALQTWADPKVRARRLAATNALGAALMTLGGLALAGAQKVGVSTPAILAALAVLNALACTAMLKFLPTSPLRDLVSIIYRAVFRMEVRGLENLEKAGEAPILALNHVSLLDAGLALTLTDKAPTFAVDHGIAQRWWVKPFLRIANALPINPAKPMATRTLIRVVSSGEPMVIFPEGRLTVTGSLMKIYDGAAMVADKTGAMIVPVRIDGLERTPFSYLKSGQIRKNLFPKVKVTIMEPRKLSLPDDLKGRKRRAAAGAKLYKTMSDLMFRTSLESNRTILEQVIATARDRGNSTTALEDPVAGTLSYGKLLTGVAVLARTIRRRTKGEETIGLLLPNANGAAVAFLATMSAGKVPAMLNFTAGQENILSACRAAKVKTVFSSRAFIKQARLEQLVDGLKDHVRIVWLDEVRTEIGLLDKLRGLATRTRPLVPQEAEDTAVILFTSGSEGKPKGVVLTHRNILANAAQAAARIDFTPSDKVFNVLPMFHSFGLTAGTILPLTSGVPVYLYPSPLHYRIVPELIYASNATILFGTDTFLNGYARTAHAYDFRSLRYCFAGAEPVKPSTRETYMEKFGLRVLEGYGVTETAPVIALNTPMFNKPGTVGQLMPGMEARLEPVPGVEGGGRLFVSGPNVMVGYLTEDNPGVVAPLVDGWHDTGDIVEIDAEGYLVIKGRAKRFAKIGGEMVSLAAVEALAGQIWPEHLSAVAAIKDDRKGEKLVLITENPEADRAAFVAGAKERGAQDLMIPAEVRVVEGVPVLGSGKLDFAGINRLVEQGAGVKSAA
- a CDS encoding YiaA/YiaB family inner membrane protein; its protein translation is MQEPTIKHSNNWMFFTAASFGVAAIMMALGIYNLEASFSAKGFYAMSAIMLVHTAVTLTKTLRDRDEADKFYNRLEDAKTEKLLMDVSKSDNV
- a CDS encoding PspA/IM30 family protein, encoding MFEPFMTQLRTLLQGSFPAGDTRPSRAALAVNLREAAASVRAARIALARARAEQQQDRKRLQQIRASIEDLENRARNALLKGSEALAREAAEAIALLEDEKAALETATTAFDEDLAALTETLHRAQSRLRALKRGERSVDVRAHVLKAQSFDTGQGQSALAAAETCLEDIRHQQERDRLAEREYAALAVADRPEVLIEKLGDAGCGAPVKTRADDVLARLKSDLPCLLEANR
- a CDS encoding TetR/AcrR family transcriptional regulator, with product MAGLQKAKSEETRRRVLEAATAAVEAGGMDAVNIRNIAADAGYSVGSVYKHFADLDALLIAVNSVTLARIKEVMGEAVEEIDDPLAQLKVLAQAYLEFARANRNLWITLFSHQVPDGKPVPEWHIQENIALLGFIATPLRLLNPDLGEEALAARSRTCFAAVHGLVTISLEARFVGLGEGTLESEMDFLVERLAG
- a CDS encoding M13-type metalloendopeptidase, whose amino-acid sequence is MRNLGTFSLNRMLDKITRPVEHEEFNTQSTLPIVINAAYTPSINGFEVNAAITQPPAYSHDMDAPLRFCRIGAVIGHEMTHGFDSGGRRYDAEGNFRDWWTAEDAQAFDAEAQKLIDQANAFEVLPGLQANGELNVRENMADVGGITLAYEALEDYLAEHPEENVEIDGMSPAERCFVGWAQFWTAKTSEQLLRMLVAGDGHPPSSYRAVSALQHVDAFYDTFGIEEGDPMWLPPEKRVNAW